The following proteins come from a genomic window of Xiphophorus couchianus chromosome 19, X_couchianus-1.0, whole genome shotgun sequence:
- the LOC114134693 gene encoding cannabinoid receptor type 1B-like, translating to MKLAAHQMAGTAMSALTTGVQYLGSNDASYDDLSADSGQSKNGFVLGTKEVIFTAIAPVFPTNISGLVLGNATAVESVEAPQCAENLADNLECFMILTPSQQLAIVILALTLGTFTVLENFMVLCVILHSQTLRSRPSYHFIGSLAVADLIGSIIFVYSFLDFHVLHRKDSPNVFLFKLAGVIASFTASVGSLFLTAIDRYISIHRPMAYKRIVTKTKAVIAFSMMWTISIVISLLPLLGWNCKRLGSVCSDIFPLIDRRYLMFWIGITSVLVLFIIYAYMFILWKSHHHAVRMLSRTSQRSVIIYTAEGAKVQTVRPEQARMDLRLAKTLVMILVALIICWGPLLAIMVYDLFGKVDDFIKTVFAFCSMLCLLNSTVNPVIYAMRSKDLRRAFRNICHMWRGGSQTLDSSAESDWTSRSMRAAAAAAAAAGRAEKKRGRREKTEAKVSQVRVSGGTESSAAQPV from the coding sequence ATGAAGCTGGCTGCGCACCAGATGGCTGGCACGGCTATGAGCGCGCTCACGACAGGTGTGCAGTACCTGGGCTCCAACGACGCCAGCTACGATGACCTCTCCGCCGACTCCGGCCAATCGAAGAACGGCTTCGTCCTTGGAACTAAGGAGGTGATTTTCACCGCCATTGCTCCGGTTTTTCCCACCAACATCTCGGGATTAGTGCTGGGTAATGCCACCGCTGTGGAGAGCGTCGAAGCGCCGCAGTGTGCGGAGAACTTAGCAGACAACCTTGAGTGCTTCATGATCCTCACCCCTAGTCAGCAGCTTGCAATCGTCATCTTGGCGCTCACTTTGGGTACCTTCACCGTGTTGGAGAACTTCATGGTTCTGTGTGTGATCCTCCACTCCCAAACGCTTCGATCTCGGCCTTCTTACCACTTCATCGGCAGCCTGGCTGTGGCCGATCTCATTGGAAGCATCATTTTTGTCTACAGCTTCTTGGACTTCCATGTTCTGCACAGGAAGGACAGCCCTAACGTTTTCCTCTTTAAGCTGGCCGGAGTCATCGCCTCCTTCACGGCCTCCGTTGGGAGTCTCTTCCTCACCGCCATTGACCGCTACATCTCCATCCACAGGCCAATGGCGTACAAGCGTATCGTCACCAAGACGAAGGCCGTGATCGCCTTCAGCATGATGTGGACCATCTCCATCGTCATCTCGTTGCTGCCGTTGCTCGGCTGGAACTGCAAGCGGCTCGGCTCCGTCTGCTCGGACATTTTCCCGCTGATTGACCGGAGGTACCTCATGTTCTGGATTGGGATAACGAGCGTCTTGGTGTTGTTCATCATCTACGCCTACATGTTCATCCTCTGGAAGTCGCACCACCACGCCGTCCGCATGCTGAGCCGGACCTCCCAGAGGAGCGTGATCATCTACACCGCAGAAGGCGCCAAAGTGCAAACGGTGAGGCCCGAGCAAGCCCGGATGGACCTCCGCCTGGCCAAAACGTTGGTCATGATCCTGGTGGCCCTCATCATCTGCTGGGGCCCGCTACTTGCCATCATGGTTTACGACCTGTTCGGGAAGGTGGACGACTTCATCAAGACCGTGTTCGCCTTCTGCAGCATGCTGTGTCTGCTCAACTCCACTGTGAACCCCGTGATCTACGCCATGAGGAGCAAAGACCTGCGCAGGGCCTTCCGCAACATCTGCCACATGTGGCGCGGAGGCTCTCAGACCCTGGACAGCAGCGCCGAGAGCGACTGGACCAGCAGGAGCATGAGAGCAGCCGCAGCCGCCGCGGCAGCAGCTGGCAGGGCGGAGAAAAAACGCGGCCGTCGTGAGAAAACTGAAGCGAAAGTATCTCAGGTTAGAGTTTCTGGAGGCACGGAGTCTTCTGCAGCACAGCCCGTCTGA
- the LOC114134701 gene encoding akirin-2-like, producing the protein MACGATLKRTMDFDPLMSPASPKRRRCIPVAPSASSPRRYLSMEPSPFGESSSRLSAKQILNNIKQEYKRIQKRKHLDGGYQQPECCYSPESPSQLSMNVSSMPGTSSGGVSPTRKEQPLFTLRQVGMICERLLKEREDKVREEYEETMTSKLAEQYDTFVKFTHDQLMRRFGEQPASYVS; encoded by the exons ATGGCGTGTGGAGCCACCCTGAAGAGAACCATGGATTTTGATCCACTGATGAGCCCCGCGTCCCCCAAAAGACGGAGGTGCATCCCGGTGGCCCCATCGGCTTCCTCCCCGAGGCGGTACCTCAGCATGGAGCCCTCGCCATTTGGAGAGTCGTCGTCCAGACTCAGCGCAA AACAAATCCTGAACAACATAAAACAGGAGTACAAACGTATTCAGAAGAGGAAACATCTAGATGGAGGCTACCAACAACCAGAGTGCTGCTACTCTCCAGAATCCCCCTCCCAGTTATCCATGAATGTATCCAGCATGCCAG GGACGTCTTCAGGCGGCGTCTCTCCGACCAGAAAAGAACAGCCGCTGTTCACGCTCAGGCAAGTCGGGATGATCTGTGAACGCTTGCTCAAAGAACGAGAAGACAAGGTGCGGGAGGAATACGAGGAGACCATGACTTCAAAACTGGCAG AACAATACGACACCTTCGTGAAGTTCACACACGACCAGCTAATGCGGCGGTTCGGGGAGCAGCCTGCCAGCt ATGTTTCCTGA